A window from Salvia miltiorrhiza cultivar Shanhuang (shh) chromosome 2, IMPLAD_Smil_shh, whole genome shotgun sequence encodes these proteins:
- the LOC131009269 gene encoding transcription factor MYB41-like yields the protein MGRTPCCDKNGLKKGPWTPEEDEKLSRYIHAHGAGNWRNLPKNAGLQRCGKSCRLRWTNYLRPDIKRGRFSFEEEETIIQLHSVLGNKWSAIAARLPGRTDNEIKNYWNTHIRKQLLRMGIDPVTHAPRLDLHDLTSTLLNSPQLSLLRLLNPEALRLAMTLASCNGGGEAQLMLNSQLQNQLQQAVPHIQPNHFEYIIGQQIPPNQSNINSYHNQPQYQQLFQENVMPAANASDHHRSFPADFGYDQIRADLSENSSFQSMNTNSSSSSDNNSAPTFDSASAVINGGGGEDERESFCSNLLKFEIAESWDLDDFLEI from the exons ATGGGAAGAACACCTTGCTGCGACAAAAATGGCCTCAAGAAAGGCCCATGGACTCCCGAAGAAGACGAGAAGCTCAGTCGATACATCCACGCCCACGGCGCCGGAAATTGGAGAAATCTTCCCAAAAATGCTG GGCTTCAAAGATGCGGAAAGAGTTGTCGACTGCGCTGGACCAATTATCTGAGGCCAGATATCAAGAGGGGAAGATTCTCATTCGAGGAAGAAGAAACCATAATCCAACTCCATAGCGTACTCGGCAATAA ATGGTCGGCCATCGCAGCACGTCTACCGGGAAGAACCGACAACGAGATCAAGAACTACTGGAACACGCACATCCGGAAGCAGCTGCTCCGGATGGGGATCGACCCGGTGACCCACGCGCCGCGGCTCGACTTGCACGACCTCACGTCGACCCTCCTCAACTCGCCGCAGCTTAGCCTCCTCCGCCTCCTGAATCCGGAGGCGCTGAGGCTGGCGATGACCCTAGCGTCGTGCAACGGCGGCGGCGAAGCGCAGCTCATGTTGAATTCGCAGCTCCAAAATCAGCTGCAGCAGGCGGTCCCACACATCCAACCTAATCACTTTGAATATATTATCGGCCAACAAATCCCACCAAATCAAagcaatattaattcatatcaCAATCAACCTCAATATCAACAATTGTTTCAAGAGAATGTGATGCCTGCTGCAAATGCGAGCGATCATCATCGGAGTTTTCCGGCGGATTTTGGCTACGATCAAATTAGGGCAGATTTGTCGGAAAATTCGAGTTTTCAATCGATGAACACAaatagcagcagcagcagcgatAACAACAGCGCTCCTACGTTTGATTCGGCCTCCGCCGTCatcaacggcggcggcggcgaagatgagagagaaagtttcTGCAGTAATCTGTTGAAGTTTGAGATTGCGGAGAGTTGGGATTTGGATGATTTCTTGGAAATTTGA